A window of the Labeo rohita strain BAU-BD-2019 chromosome 1, IGBB_LRoh.1.0, whole genome shotgun sequence genome harbors these coding sequences:
- the c3a.6 gene encoding complement component c3a, duplicate 6 isoform X1 yields the protein MDVKLLFLTVVFLSSPLLTLCDPLFVLSAPNLLRVGSSENVFVEAQDYSGGDLNVKIIVKNHPKKNLEILSKSVKLTTDNNFQILTDIKIRSDRDYFSDDPDEKQYVYLQAQFPSVTLEKVVMLSFQSGYIFVQTDKPIYTPASTVQYRIFSMTSGLKPSEHAGISIEIMDPQGITTMKETIFPERGIRSGKYAVPQPASPGIWKVVTRFTNTPQKNYTADFEVKEYVLPTYEVTLSTSQSFFCVKDASLTVSIEARYLHGNNVNGHAFVVFGVMEDERKTSIPSSLQRVQILNGEGDAKLTKETILQTFPDINQLVGRSIYISVSVLTDTGSEMVEAQRKGIQIVMSPYTIHFQKTPQFFKPGMPFDLSVYITDPDKMPAENVEVQVNPGGVRGRTRANGIAKLTVNSQEGSSTLEITVQTKQPKLDEDQQAVRKMTAQAYKTKGGSKNYLHVGIGAAEFQIGEQMKVNLNLGQSPGVRDQDFTYMILSKGQIVQVDRFKWRGQSLVTLSLPVTKDMVPSFRFVSYYHVGSSEVVSDSVWVDVKDTCMGTLKVQVKEPRPIYEPGEVFSLQITGDPGAKVGLVAVDKAVHGLNQNRLTQTKIWDIIEKHDIGCTAGGGRDSMGVFADAGLMFESNTAGGTNTRTMPVCPVPLKRRRRASLQRVTTILAGQYTGDLRKCCVDGMRDNKLGYTCERRATYIVDGHDCVQAFLHCCHDVESRSMEAGEEEMILARSEDSDYYESFDEITSRTQFPESWLWAEELLPVCPEKNKLCGTTTITRDRNYLKESITTWQIFAVSLSETHGICVADPYEIIVYKRFFIDLKVPYSAIRNEQLQIRAILHNYTNKKIRARLEFMETKHICSSASKKGTYLTEVEVESMSSRSVPHVMIPLELGNHWIEVKAAAYDSVYSDGVRKILKVVSEGVLTKVQEANVELNPAKIGGVQQVSVRGTKPDTQVPNTPANTYITVTSQEFSKLIEQAISGDFMGRFIVQPRGNGEENMIYTTLSVIATHYLDSTNQWETVGMERRNEAINHINTGYQRQQTFHKPDGSFGALMNTPSSTWLTAYVAKVFTMARDLTVVEDNVICSALAWLAKNKQLADGTFREDAPVIHEEMLGDVRGKDDDASLTAFVLIAMQEGSKICAESNLQSSMKKAVDYLLLRVHSLTNPYAVAMTSYALAHAGKLNKDILRSHSIQNEVGTFWRVPGAHQHSLEATGYALLALVKARDFQSAGAAVRWLRAQRTTYGDHGSTQASIIVFQAVAEYRMEAKKQDMNLNVELSVEGRKTHNKWTFTSSNKHVMRSDKVKLTQKFNITAHGNGLATLSVYSLYYALPEERENDCNAFDLSVQMKKEHDVSHPGAIESYLLMVETYFKSSERDAAMTVVDVGLLTGFKVDDNDLSKLSKGKEKYIERFEMEHSERGALTIFLNKVSNKERERIAFRMHKINEVGMLQPAGVTVYEYNAPDDRCVKFYHPHKKDGALNRLCHEDLCQCAEENCSLQKKHQIKESQRAFKACAPGVEYVYKTRMMGMELSLQADIYNMTIEQVLKEGTEADVEGKMRSFLAHPNCREFLDFQEGKTYLIMGQTTSLPNIGGRLRYNLGEETWIEYWPTQEEAQTQRYKDKHVGIAALADQLFNFGCTT from the exons ATGGATGTGAAGCTGCTGTTTCTGACTGTTGTTTTTCTCTCCTCACCGCTCCTCACACTATGTGACCCATT ATTTGTTCTGTCAGCTCCTAATTTGCTGAGGGTGGGTTCCTCAGAGAACGTGTTTGTGGAGGCTCAGGATTACTCTGGAGGAGACCTGAATGTGAAGATTATAGTAAAAAATCACCCGAAGAAGAACCTGGAGATACTGTCTAAATCAGTGAAACTGACTACAGACAACAATTTCCAGATCCTTACAGATATAAAG ATTCGAAGTGATAGGGACTATTTCTCTGATGATCCTGATGAGAAGCAGTATGTGTATCTACAAGCTCAGTTTCCATCCGTCACTCTGGAGAAAGTGGTCATGCTCTCGTTCCAGTCTGGATATATATTTGTACAAACAGACAAGCCCATCTACACACCTGCTAGCACAG TTCAGTACAGGATCTTCTCAATGACGTCTGGTCTGAAGCCATCTGAACATGCTGGAATATCCATAGAAATCATG gATCCTCAAGGTATCACAACTATGAAAGAAACCATATTTCCAGAGCGAGGGATTAGATCAGGAAAATATGCCGTACCTCAACCTGCCAG TCCTGGGATCTGGAAGGTGGTCACAAGATTCACGAACACACCACAAAAGAATTATACTGCTGACTTTGAAGTAAAAGAATATG tgCTTCCCACTTACGAAGTCACATTATCAACCAGTCAATCATTCTTCTGTGTGAAAGATGCTAGTCTGACAGTAAGCATTGAAGCAAG GTACCTGCATGGAAACAACGTGAACGGACATGCGTTTGTGGTGTTCGGTGTGATGGAAGATGAGAGGAAAACAAGTATTCCTTCTTCTCTTCAAAGAGTTCAG ATATTAAATGGAGAAGGTGATGCCAAGCTAACAAAGGAGACGATACTTCAGACCTTCCCAGACATCAACCAACTGGTTGGACGATCAATTTACATTTCAGTCAGTGTTTTAACAGATACTG GTAGTGAAATGGTGGAAGCTCAAAGGAAAGGCATTCAGATTGTGATGTCACCGTACACTATCCACTTCCAAAAAACACCACAATTCTTCAAACCTGGAATGCCCTTCGACCTTTCG GTTTATATAACAGACCCTGACAAGATGCCTGCTGAAAACGTGGAAGTACAGGTCAATCCTGGAGGGGTCAGAGGTCGAACGAGAGCCAATGGCATTGCAAAGCTTACTGTCAATTCTCAGGAAGGATCTTCCACGCTGGAGATCACT GTACAAACTAAACAGCCAAAATTAGATGAAGACCAGCAGGCAGTGAGGAAGATGACAGCTCAGGCCTACAAAACCAAAGGCGGCTCCAAGAACTACCTGCACGTTGGCATTGGGGCTGCAGAGTTTCAGATTGGTGAACAAATGAAAGTCAATCTGAACCTAGGGCAAAGTCCAGGCGTCAGAGATCAAGATTTCACCTACATG ATCTTGAGCAAAGGTCAGATTGTTCAAGTAGACAGGTTTAAGTGGAGAGGACAATCATTAGTGACTCTGTCTCTGCCTGTAACCAAAGACATGGTGCCGTCCTTCCGCTTTGTGTCATATTACCATGTGGGCTCGTCCGAGGTGGTGTCGGATTCAGTCTGGGTCGACGTTAAGGACACGTGCATGGGAACA CTGAAAGTTCAGGTGAAGGAGCCTCGACCAATCTATGAGCCAGGAGAAGTGTTCAGCTTGCAAATAACTGGAGATCCTGGAGCTAAAGTTGGTCTGGTGGCAGTGGATAAAGCTGTGCACGGCCTGAACCAGAACAGACTCACTCAGACGAAG ATCTGGGACATCATAGAGAAACATGACATCGGCTGCACAGCAGGAGGTGGAAGGGACAGTATGGGGGTTTTCGCTGATGCAGGTCTGATGTTTGAGTCCAACACTGCAGGAGGAACCAACACCAGAAcaa TGCCTGTGTGTCCCGTACCTTTAAAGAGAAGAAGAAGAGCGAGTCTTCAGCGAGTCACAACTATACTGG CTGGTCAGTACACTGGTGATCTGAGGAAATGCTGTGTGGACGGAATGAGGGATAATAAACTCGGCTACACTTGTGAACGGCGAGCCACATACATCGTAGACGGACACGACTGTGTCCAGGCCTTCCTGCACTGCTGCCATGACGTGGAGTCTCGTAGTATGGAGGCTGGAGAGGAGGAGATGATTCTGGCTCGCA GTGAGGATAGCGACTATTATGAGAGTTTTGATGAAATCACATCACGTACACAGTTCCCTGAGAGCTGGCTTTGGGCAGAGGAGCTTCTGCCGGTCTGCccagaaaaaaacaagttatG TGGAACAACAACAATCACAAGAGACAGAAACTACCTGAAAGAATCAATTACTACCTGGCAAATTTTTGCTGTCAGTTTGTCGGAAACTCACG GCATCTGTGTTGCGGATCCATATGAGATCATTGTTTATAAGAGATTCTTCATTGACCTGAAGGTGCCGTACTCAGCTATCCGCAACGAACAACTACAAATCAGGGCCATCCTTCACAACTACACCAATAAGAAAATTAGG GCACGGCTAGAGTTCATGGAGACCAAACATATTTGCAGCTCCGCCAGCAAAAAGGGCACCTACTTAACCGAAGTTGAGGTTGAGTCTATGTCCTCCAGGTCAGTTCCACATGTGATGATTCCCCTGGAGCTGGGGAATCACTGGATTGAGGTGAAGGCAGCAGCGTATGACTCTGTCTACAGTGATGGAGTGAGAAAGATCCTGAAGGTGGTG TCCGAGGGTGTCCTCACTAAGGTACAGGAGGCAAATGTTGAGCTCAATCCTGCTAAAATAG GTGGAGTACAACAAGTGTCTGTCAGGGGTACCAAACCAGACACTCAGGTTCCCAATACACCCGCTAACACGTACATCACAGTGACCA GTCAGGAGTTCAGTAAGTTAATTGAGCAGGCCATCAGTGGAGACTTCATGGGACGGTTTATTGTTCAGCCTCGTGGTAATGGAGAGGAGAACATGATCTATACGACTCTATCTGTCATTGCCACTCATTATCTGGACAGCACCAATCAGTGGGAGACTGTTGGCATGGAACGCCGCAACGAAGCCATCAATCACATCAACACAG GTTATCAGCGACAGCAAACTTTCCATAAACCAGATGGGTCTTTTGGTGCCTTGATGAACACACCTAGCAGCACATG GCTGACAGCATATGTGGCTAAAGTGTTCACGATGGCCAGGGATCTGACCGTAGTAGAGGATAATGTGATCTGTAGCGCCCTCGCATGGCTGgccaaaaacaaacagctggCAGACGGCACGTTTAGAGAAGACGCGCCTGTTATACATGAAGAGATGCTT GGTGATGTACGCGGGAAAGATGATGACGCCTCTCTGACTGCATTTGTCTTGATTGCCATGCAAGAGGGGAGCAAGATCTGTGCTGAATCT AATCTTCAGAGCAGTATGAAAAAAGCTGTCGATTACCTGCTGCTGAGAGTTCACAGTCTGACCAATCCTTATGCTGTCGCTATGACTTCTTACGCTTTGGCCCATGCTGGAAAACTCAATAAAGACATCTTGAGGAGTCACTCCATCCAGAACGAAG TGGGCACATTCTGGAGGGTCCCTGGGGCACATCAGCACTCTCTAGAGGCCACAGGTTATGCGCTTCTTGCTCTGGTGAAAGCGAGGGATTTCCAGAGCGCCGGAGCGGCGGTGCGTTGGCTGAGAGCACAGAGAACAACATACGGAGACCATGGAAGCACACAG GCGAGCATCATCGTTTTCCAGGCCGTAGCTGAATATCGCATGGAAGCGAAGAAGCAGGACATGAATCTGAATGTTGAACTCTCTGTGGAGGGAAGAAAAACTCACAACAAATGGACTTTCACTAGTTCCAACAAGCATGTGATGCGCTCAGACAAG GTCAAACTAACACAGAAATTCAACATCACTGCTCATGGAAACGGACTGGCCACGCTCTCG GTATATTCTCTCTATTATGCTCTGCCTGAGGAGAGAGAAAATGACTGTAATGCATTTGATCTCAGTGTGCAGATGAAGAAAGAGCATGACG TGTCACATCCGGGTGCCATCGAAAGTTACCTGCTCATGGTTGAAACCTA TTTCAAGAGCTCAGAGAGAGATGCTGCCATGACTGTTGTGGATGTCGGTCTGCTGACAGGGTTTAAGGTGGATGACAATGATCTTTCAAAG TTATCTAAAGGGAAAGAAAAGTACATCGAGAGATTTGAGATGGAGCATTCGGAGCGCGGAGCGCTTACCATTTTCTTGAATAAG GTTTCCAATAAAGAGAGGGAAAGGATTGCCTTCAGAATGCACAAGATCAACGAAGTGGGAATGCTGCAGCCCGCCGGAGTTACTGTGTATGAGTACAACGCTCCAG ATGATCGCTGTGTGAAGTTTTACCATCCTCATAAGAAAGACGGAGCGCTGAACAGACTCTGCCATGAGGACCTGTGCCAGTGTGCTGAAG AAAACTGCAGTCTCCAAAAGAAGCATCAAATTAAGGAGTCTCAGCGTGCCTTTAAGGCCTGTGCGCCTGGAGTTGAGTACG TTTATAAGACCAGAATGATGGGAATGGAGCTTTCACTGCAAGCAGACATCTACAACATGACCATAGAACAAGTGCTGAAAGAAG gcactGAAGCAGATGTGGAAGGGAAGATGAGATCTTTCTTGGCTCATCCTAACTGTAGAGAGTTTCTAGACTTCCAAGAAGGCAAAACCTACCTGATCATGGGACAAACCACATCACTTCCAAACATTGGTGGAAG acTGAGGTACAACCTGGGTGAGGAGACCTGGATCGAATACTGGCCAACACAAGAGGAGGCCCAAACCCAAAGATACAAAGACAAGCACGTCGGCATCGCTGCACTTGCCGACCAGCTCTTTAACTTTGGATGCACAACTTAA
- the c3a.6 gene encoding complement component c3a, duplicate 6 isoform X2, with the protein MLSFQSGYIFVQTDKPIYTPASTVQYRIFSMTSGLKPSEHAGISIEIMDPQGITTMKETIFPERGIRSGKYAVPQPASPGIWKVVTRFTNTPQKNYTADFEVKEYVLPTYEVTLSTSQSFFCVKDASLTVSIEARYLHGNNVNGHAFVVFGVMEDERKTSIPSSLQRVQILNGEGDAKLTKETILQTFPDINQLVGRSIYISVSVLTDTGSEMVEAQRKGIQIVMSPYTIHFQKTPQFFKPGMPFDLSVYITDPDKMPAENVEVQVNPGGVRGRTRANGIAKLTVNSQEGSSTLEITVQTKQPKLDEDQQAVRKMTAQAYKTKGGSKNYLHVGIGAAEFQIGEQMKVNLNLGQSPGVRDQDFTYMILSKGQIVQVDRFKWRGQSLVTLSLPVTKDMVPSFRFVSYYHVGSSEVVSDSVWVDVKDTCMGTLKVQVKEPRPIYEPGEVFSLQITGDPGAKVGLVAVDKAVHGLNQNRLTQTKIWDIIEKHDIGCTAGGGRDSMGVFADAGLMFESNTAGGTNTRTMPVCPVPLKRRRRASLQRVTTILAGQYTGDLRKCCVDGMRDNKLGYTCERRATYIVDGHDCVQAFLHCCHDVESRSMEAGEEEMILARSEDSDYYESFDEITSRTQFPESWLWAEELLPVCPEKNKLCGTTTITRDRNYLKESITTWQIFAVSLSETHGICVADPYEIIVYKRFFIDLKVPYSAIRNEQLQIRAILHNYTNKKIRARLEFMETKHICSSASKKGTYLTEVEVESMSSRSVPHVMIPLELGNHWIEVKAAAYDSVYSDGVRKILKVVSEGVLTKVQEANVELNPAKIGGVQQVSVRGTKPDTQVPNTPANTYITVTSQEFSKLIEQAISGDFMGRFIVQPRGNGEENMIYTTLSVIATHYLDSTNQWETVGMERRNEAINHINTGYQRQQTFHKPDGSFGALMNTPSSTWLTAYVAKVFTMARDLTVVEDNVICSALAWLAKNKQLADGTFREDAPVIHEEMLGDVRGKDDDASLTAFVLIAMQEGSKICAESNLQSSMKKAVDYLLLRVHSLTNPYAVAMTSYALAHAGKLNKDILRSHSIQNEVGTFWRVPGAHQHSLEATGYALLALVKARDFQSAGAAVRWLRAQRTTYGDHGSTQASIIVFQAVAEYRMEAKKQDMNLNVELSVEGRKTHNKWTFTSSNKHVMRSDKVKLTQKFNITAHGNGLATLSVYSLYYALPEERENDCNAFDLSVQMKKEHDVSHPGAIESYLLMVETYFKSSERDAAMTVVDVGLLTGFKVDDNDLSKLSKGKEKYIERFEMEHSERGALTIFLNKVSNKERERIAFRMHKINEVGMLQPAGVTVYEYNAPDDRCVKFYHPHKKDGALNRLCHEDLCQCAEENCSLQKKHQIKESQRAFKACAPGVEYVYKTRMMGMELSLQADIYNMTIEQVLKEGTEADVEGKMRSFLAHPNCREFLDFQEGKTYLIMGQTTSLPNIGGRLRYNLGEETWIEYWPTQEEAQTQRYKDKHVGIAALADQLFNFGCTT; encoded by the exons ATGCTCTCGTTCCAGTCTGGATATATATTTGTACAAACAGACAAGCCCATCTACACACCTGCTAGCACAG TTCAGTACAGGATCTTCTCAATGACGTCTGGTCTGAAGCCATCTGAACATGCTGGAATATCCATAGAAATCATG gATCCTCAAGGTATCACAACTATGAAAGAAACCATATTTCCAGAGCGAGGGATTAGATCAGGAAAATATGCCGTACCTCAACCTGCCAG TCCTGGGATCTGGAAGGTGGTCACAAGATTCACGAACACACCACAAAAGAATTATACTGCTGACTTTGAAGTAAAAGAATATG tgCTTCCCACTTACGAAGTCACATTATCAACCAGTCAATCATTCTTCTGTGTGAAAGATGCTAGTCTGACAGTAAGCATTGAAGCAAG GTACCTGCATGGAAACAACGTGAACGGACATGCGTTTGTGGTGTTCGGTGTGATGGAAGATGAGAGGAAAACAAGTATTCCTTCTTCTCTTCAAAGAGTTCAG ATATTAAATGGAGAAGGTGATGCCAAGCTAACAAAGGAGACGATACTTCAGACCTTCCCAGACATCAACCAACTGGTTGGACGATCAATTTACATTTCAGTCAGTGTTTTAACAGATACTG GTAGTGAAATGGTGGAAGCTCAAAGGAAAGGCATTCAGATTGTGATGTCACCGTACACTATCCACTTCCAAAAAACACCACAATTCTTCAAACCTGGAATGCCCTTCGACCTTTCG GTTTATATAACAGACCCTGACAAGATGCCTGCTGAAAACGTGGAAGTACAGGTCAATCCTGGAGGGGTCAGAGGTCGAACGAGAGCCAATGGCATTGCAAAGCTTACTGTCAATTCTCAGGAAGGATCTTCCACGCTGGAGATCACT GTACAAACTAAACAGCCAAAATTAGATGAAGACCAGCAGGCAGTGAGGAAGATGACAGCTCAGGCCTACAAAACCAAAGGCGGCTCCAAGAACTACCTGCACGTTGGCATTGGGGCTGCAGAGTTTCAGATTGGTGAACAAATGAAAGTCAATCTGAACCTAGGGCAAAGTCCAGGCGTCAGAGATCAAGATTTCACCTACATG ATCTTGAGCAAAGGTCAGATTGTTCAAGTAGACAGGTTTAAGTGGAGAGGACAATCATTAGTGACTCTGTCTCTGCCTGTAACCAAAGACATGGTGCCGTCCTTCCGCTTTGTGTCATATTACCATGTGGGCTCGTCCGAGGTGGTGTCGGATTCAGTCTGGGTCGACGTTAAGGACACGTGCATGGGAACA CTGAAAGTTCAGGTGAAGGAGCCTCGACCAATCTATGAGCCAGGAGAAGTGTTCAGCTTGCAAATAACTGGAGATCCTGGAGCTAAAGTTGGTCTGGTGGCAGTGGATAAAGCTGTGCACGGCCTGAACCAGAACAGACTCACTCAGACGAAG ATCTGGGACATCATAGAGAAACATGACATCGGCTGCACAGCAGGAGGTGGAAGGGACAGTATGGGGGTTTTCGCTGATGCAGGTCTGATGTTTGAGTCCAACACTGCAGGAGGAACCAACACCAGAAcaa TGCCTGTGTGTCCCGTACCTTTAAAGAGAAGAAGAAGAGCGAGTCTTCAGCGAGTCACAACTATACTGG CTGGTCAGTACACTGGTGATCTGAGGAAATGCTGTGTGGACGGAATGAGGGATAATAAACTCGGCTACACTTGTGAACGGCGAGCCACATACATCGTAGACGGACACGACTGTGTCCAGGCCTTCCTGCACTGCTGCCATGACGTGGAGTCTCGTAGTATGGAGGCTGGAGAGGAGGAGATGATTCTGGCTCGCA GTGAGGATAGCGACTATTATGAGAGTTTTGATGAAATCACATCACGTACACAGTTCCCTGAGAGCTGGCTTTGGGCAGAGGAGCTTCTGCCGGTCTGCccagaaaaaaacaagttatG TGGAACAACAACAATCACAAGAGACAGAAACTACCTGAAAGAATCAATTACTACCTGGCAAATTTTTGCTGTCAGTTTGTCGGAAACTCACG GCATCTGTGTTGCGGATCCATATGAGATCATTGTTTATAAGAGATTCTTCATTGACCTGAAGGTGCCGTACTCAGCTATCCGCAACGAACAACTACAAATCAGGGCCATCCTTCACAACTACACCAATAAGAAAATTAGG GCACGGCTAGAGTTCATGGAGACCAAACATATTTGCAGCTCCGCCAGCAAAAAGGGCACCTACTTAACCGAAGTTGAGGTTGAGTCTATGTCCTCCAGGTCAGTTCCACATGTGATGATTCCCCTGGAGCTGGGGAATCACTGGATTGAGGTGAAGGCAGCAGCGTATGACTCTGTCTACAGTGATGGAGTGAGAAAGATCCTGAAGGTGGTG TCCGAGGGTGTCCTCACTAAGGTACAGGAGGCAAATGTTGAGCTCAATCCTGCTAAAATAG GTGGAGTACAACAAGTGTCTGTCAGGGGTACCAAACCAGACACTCAGGTTCCCAATACACCCGCTAACACGTACATCACAGTGACCA GTCAGGAGTTCAGTAAGTTAATTGAGCAGGCCATCAGTGGAGACTTCATGGGACGGTTTATTGTTCAGCCTCGTGGTAATGGAGAGGAGAACATGATCTATACGACTCTATCTGTCATTGCCACTCATTATCTGGACAGCACCAATCAGTGGGAGACTGTTGGCATGGAACGCCGCAACGAAGCCATCAATCACATCAACACAG GTTATCAGCGACAGCAAACTTTCCATAAACCAGATGGGTCTTTTGGTGCCTTGATGAACACACCTAGCAGCACATG GCTGACAGCATATGTGGCTAAAGTGTTCACGATGGCCAGGGATCTGACCGTAGTAGAGGATAATGTGATCTGTAGCGCCCTCGCATGGCTGgccaaaaacaaacagctggCAGACGGCACGTTTAGAGAAGACGCGCCTGTTATACATGAAGAGATGCTT GGTGATGTACGCGGGAAAGATGATGACGCCTCTCTGACTGCATTTGTCTTGATTGCCATGCAAGAGGGGAGCAAGATCTGTGCTGAATCT AATCTTCAGAGCAGTATGAAAAAAGCTGTCGATTACCTGCTGCTGAGAGTTCACAGTCTGACCAATCCTTATGCTGTCGCTATGACTTCTTACGCTTTGGCCCATGCTGGAAAACTCAATAAAGACATCTTGAGGAGTCACTCCATCCAGAACGAAG TGGGCACATTCTGGAGGGTCCCTGGGGCACATCAGCACTCTCTAGAGGCCACAGGTTATGCGCTTCTTGCTCTGGTGAAAGCGAGGGATTTCCAGAGCGCCGGAGCGGCGGTGCGTTGGCTGAGAGCACAGAGAACAACATACGGAGACCATGGAAGCACACAG GCGAGCATCATCGTTTTCCAGGCCGTAGCTGAATATCGCATGGAAGCGAAGAAGCAGGACATGAATCTGAATGTTGAACTCTCTGTGGAGGGAAGAAAAACTCACAACAAATGGACTTTCACTAGTTCCAACAAGCATGTGATGCGCTCAGACAAG GTCAAACTAACACAGAAATTCAACATCACTGCTCATGGAAACGGACTGGCCACGCTCTCG GTATATTCTCTCTATTATGCTCTGCCTGAGGAGAGAGAAAATGACTGTAATGCATTTGATCTCAGTGTGCAGATGAAGAAAGAGCATGACG TGTCACATCCGGGTGCCATCGAAAGTTACCTGCTCATGGTTGAAACCTA TTTCAAGAGCTCAGAGAGAGATGCTGCCATGACTGTTGTGGATGTCGGTCTGCTGACAGGGTTTAAGGTGGATGACAATGATCTTTCAAAG TTATCTAAAGGGAAAGAAAAGTACATCGAGAGATTTGAGATGGAGCATTCGGAGCGCGGAGCGCTTACCATTTTCTTGAATAAG GTTTCCAATAAAGAGAGGGAAAGGATTGCCTTCAGAATGCACAAGATCAACGAAGTGGGAATGCTGCAGCCCGCCGGAGTTACTGTGTATGAGTACAACGCTCCAG ATGATCGCTGTGTGAAGTTTTACCATCCTCATAAGAAAGACGGAGCGCTGAACAGACTCTGCCATGAGGACCTGTGCCAGTGTGCTGAAG AAAACTGCAGTCTCCAAAAGAAGCATCAAATTAAGGAGTCTCAGCGTGCCTTTAAGGCCTGTGCGCCTGGAGTTGAGTACG TTTATAAGACCAGAATGATGGGAATGGAGCTTTCACTGCAAGCAGACATCTACAACATGACCATAGAACAAGTGCTGAAAGAAG gcactGAAGCAGATGTGGAAGGGAAGATGAGATCTTTCTTGGCTCATCCTAACTGTAGAGAGTTTCTAGACTTCCAAGAAGGCAAAACCTACCTGATCATGGGACAAACCACATCACTTCCAAACATTGGTGGAAG acTGAGGTACAACCTGGGTGAGGAGACCTGGATCGAATACTGGCCAACACAAGAGGAGGCCCAAACCCAAAGATACAAAGACAAGCACGTCGGCATCGCTGCACTTGCCGACCAGCTCTTTAACTTTGGATGCACAACTTAA